In one Juglans regia cultivar Chandler chromosome 11, Walnut 2.0, whole genome shotgun sequence genomic region, the following are encoded:
- the LOC108994252 gene encoding probable pectinesterase/pectinesterase inhibitor 20, which translates to MASKLFSPITFSFFILLLIPFFTFISFADISHLTTLVPPETICKSTLYSSYCKSVLPNQTANVFDYGRFAILKSLLQSRIFSSVVNNYVQYRYPFLSKTTIRALEDCQLLASLNVDYLKKSYETINTTSVDLSTLEVDDVQTFLSAILTNQQTCLEGLISTASDSSIKNALSVLLYNDTKLHGVSLALFTKGWVPMKKDCWQPERKYPMFRNGSLPLKMSSQKRAIYESVCKRKIFETDSEDEEIRVSDIVIVCQDGGGNFTTINDAILAAPNNTNSSDGYFLIYVTAGVYQEYVSIPKNNRYLLMIGDGINRTIITGNRSVDDGWTTFNSATFAVVAPGFVAVDITIRNTAGPTKHQAVALQSGADMTTFYSCSFEGYQDTLYTHSLRQFYRECDIYGTVDFIFGNAAVVLQNCNIYPRLPMTGQFNSITAQGRTDPNQNTGISIHNCTIRAADDLAASDGTSTQTYLGRPWKEYSRTVYMQSLMDSLINPAGWHEWSGSFALSTLYYAEYGNRGRGSETANRVTWPGYHVIDGADAANFTVCSFLLVEDDWLPRTGVPYTRGLV; encoded by the exons ATGGCCTCCAAGCTTTTCTCTCCCATAACATTCTCATTTTTCATTCTCCTTTTAATTCCCTTCTTTACCTTTATATCTTTTGCAGATATCTCTCATCTCACTACTCTAGTCCCACCTGAAACCATTTGCAAGTCCACCCTTTACAGCTCCTATTGCAAATCCGTGCTCCCAAATCAGACTGCCAATGTCTTCGATTATGGCCGGTTTGCGATTTTGAAGTCATTGTTGCAATCACGCATATTTTCTAGTGTAGTGAACAATTATGTTCAATACAGGTACCCCTTCTTATCCAAAACTACAATACGTGCTCTTGAGGATTGCCAATTGCTGGCTAGCTTAAACGTTGATTACCTTAAAAAGTCGTATGAAACTATCAACACAACTAGTGTTGATCTCTCCACCCTTGAAGTGGATGACGTCCAAACCTTTCTCAGTGCGATTTTAACTAACCAGCAAACTTGTTTGGAAGGCCTAATTTCCACAGCTTCGGATTCAAGCATAAAGAATGCTCTTTCAGTGCTACTTTATAATGACACTAAGCTCCACGGCGTCTCTCTGGCTTTGTTCACCAAGGGGTGGGTGCCTATGAAGAAGGATTGCTGGCAGCCTGAGAGGAAATATCCTATGTTCCGAAATGGAAGTTTACCATTAAAAATGTCCAGCCAGAAACGAGCAATTTATGAGTCAGTGTGCAAGAGAAAGATTTTTGAGACAGATAGTGAAGATGAAGAGATTAGGGTTTCTGACATTGTGATCGTGTGCCAAGATGGAGGCGGAAACTTCACCACAATCAATGATGCCATTCTTGCTGCTCCAAACAACACTAACTCTTCTGATGGGTACTTTCTGATCTATGTTACAGCCGGTGTTTACCAAGAGTATGTGTCCATTCCGAAGAACAATAGGTATTTGTTGATGATTGGAGACGGTATCAATCGGACCATAATCACAGGCAACCGGAGCGTAGATGATGGTTGGACGACGTTCAATTCCGCAACTTTTG CTGTGGTTGCACCAGGGTTCGTGGCCGTGGACATTACTATTCGCAACACTGCTGGGCCAACAAAGCACCAGGCAGTTGCACTTCAAAGTGGGGCAGATATGACCACTTTTTACAGCTGCAGCTTTGAGGGGTACCAGGACACATTGTACACACATTCTCTCAGGCAATTCTATCGGGAATGTGATATCTATGGGACAGTTGACTTCATATTTGGAAATGCTGCAGTTGTCCTCCAAAATTGCAACATATATCCCCGCCTTCCAATGACTGGACAATTCAATTCCATCACAGCTCAAGGTCGAACGGACCCAAATCAAAACACAGGTATTTCCATCCATAATTGTACAATTAGAGCAGCTGACGATTTGGCTGCAAGCGATGGTACTAGTACTCAAACATACCTAGGGAGGCCATGGAAGGAGTACTCCAGGACAGTTTACATGCAATCTTTGATGGACAGTTTGATAAATCCAGCAGGTTGGCATGAATGGAGTGGAAGTTTTGCACTAAGCACATTGTATTATGCGGAGTATGGAAATAGAGGACGTGGATCAGAAACTGCGAATAGAGTGACATGGCCTGGTTACCATGTGATTGACGGCGCTGATGCTGCTAATTTTACAGTATGTTCATTCTTGCTGGTGGAAGATGATTGGCTGCCTCGAACAGGAGTGCCTTACACCCGTGGCTTAGTGTGA
- the LOC118349839 gene encoding probable pectinesterase/pectinesterase inhibitor 7, giving the protein MTSKLFCFLTFSYLVLFSLFVSLSFADSNSTSPVSSVTVCKSTPDPTYCRSVLPNQTTANVYYYSRYSVRKALSQSRKFLMLVDKYLRRNSTLTTSAIRALEDCRLLAGLNMDFLLSSFQTVNSTGRILSSQRAEDIQTFLSAILTNEQTCSDGLQATASAWSIKKGLAVPLANDTKLYSVSLALFTKGWVPRKKKSTAWQPKRKQVGFKNGRLPLKMSSRTRAIYESASRRKLLQSTDNDDEVMVSDIVTVSQDGTGNFTTINDAIAAAPNNSVPADGYFLIYVTEGVYEEYVSIAKNKKHLMMIGDGINQTIITGNRSVVDGWTTFNSATFAVVAPGFVAVNITFRNTAGAIKHQAVALRNGADLSTFYSCSFEAYQDTLYTHSLRQFYRECDIYGTVDFIFGNAAVVFQNCNLYPRLPMSGQFNAITAQGRTDPNQNTGISIQNCRIRAADELASSNGTTQTYLGRPWKEYSRTVYVQTFMDRLINPAGWMAWNGEFALSTLYYAEYNNTGPRSNTTNRVTWSGYHVMNATEVANFTVANFLLGDDWLPQTGVPYAGGLII; this is encoded by the exons ATGACTTCCAAGCTCTTCtgtttcttaactttttcatacCTCGTTCTATTTTCCTTGtttgtctctctttcttttgctgATAGCAATTCGACCAGCCCGGTCTCATCAGTAACCGTTTGCAAGTCCACCCCGGACCCTACTTATTGCAGATCTGTACTCCCTAACCAAACCACGGCCAATGTGTATTACTATAGCAGGTATTCAGTCAGAAAAGCACTGTCTCAATCCCGCAAATTTCTGATGCTGGTGGACAAGTATCTAAGGCGCAACTCCACCTTGACAACATCAGCAATTCGGGCACTCGAAGATTGCCGGCTGCTTGCCGGACTTAACATGGATTTCCTCTTGAGCTCCTTCCAAACTGTAAACTCTACTGGAAGAATTCTTTCTAGCCAGCGAGCGGAGGATATCCAAACTTTTCTTAGCGCCATTTTAACCAACGAGCAAACTTGTTCGGATGGCCTTCAAGCCACGGCTTCAGCTTGGAGCATAAAGAAGGGCCTCGCAGTCCCACTTGCTAATGACACTAAGCTGTATAGCGTCTCTCTAGCTCTTTTTACCAAGGGTTGGGTgcctagaaaaaagaaaagcacaGCATGGCAGCCTAAGAGGAAACAAGTTGGTTTTAAAAATGGACGCTTGCCCTTAAAAATGTCGAGCCGGACGCGAGCTATTTACGAGTCAGCGAGTCGTAGAAAGCTACTGCAGTCGACGGATAATGATGATGAGGTTATGGTGTCTGACATCGTGACCGTGAGTCAAGATGGAACTGGAAACTTCACCACCATTAATGACGCCATTGCTGCAGCTCCAAACAACTCTGTTCCTGCCGATGGCTACTTCTTGATCTACGTCACGGAAGGTGTTTACGAAGAGTACGTGTCCATTGCCAAGAACAAAAAGCATTTGATGATGATTGGAGATGGTATCAACCAGACAATTATCACGGGCAACCGCAGCGTCGTTGATGGGTGGACAACCTTCAATTCCGCAACGTTtg CTGTGGTCGCACCAGGGTTCGTGGCCGTGAACATTACTTTCCGCAACACAGCCGGGGCAATCAAGCACCAGGCGGTGGCACTTCGAAATGGGGCAGACTTGTCTACGTTTTACAGCTGCAGCTTTGAAGCGTACCAGGACACCTTATACACACATTCCCTCCGACAATTTTATAGAGAGTGTGACATATATGGCACAGTCGATTTTATATTTGGAAACGCTGCAGTTGTTTTCCAAAATTGTAACCTATATCCTCGGCTGCCGATGAGTGGACAATTCAATGCCATCACAGCGCAAGGAAGAACAGACCCCAATCAGAACACGGGTATTTCAATTCAGAACTGTAGGATTAGAGCTGCAGATGAATTGGCATCGAGCAATGGCACAACTCAGACGTACTTGGGAAGACCGTGGAAGGAGTACTCCAGGACAGTTTATGTGCAAACTTTCATGGATAGATTGATAAATCCTGCTGGTTGGATGGCGTGGAATGGGGAATTTGCGCTAAGCACATTGTATTATGCAGAGTACAACAACACGGGACCCCGATCAAACACTACAAACAGAGTGACATGGTCTGGTTACCACGTGATGAATGCCACGGAAGTTGCTAATTTCACGGTGGCAAACTTCTTGCTAGGGGATGACTGGCTGCCTCAAACAGGAGTGCCGTACGCTGGTGGCTTGATCATATGA